A part of Gemmatimonas groenlandica genomic DNA contains:
- a CDS encoding endonuclease/exonuclease/phosphatase family protein: protein MPRLQWPVVDVAEWTSRRAITRWTFRAAALYAVAMVATWIALFTSSEFWLPATLLAYGPRWVVLLPLVVLLPMAVLFARTSVKLLAVGALIAIMPIMGFRVAVPTEGLLPPAAPGADRIRVLSLNAQSGAIVKLRLAGILESYAPSIVAMQECGDELAAVAAQQRGWYTARYESLCTMSRWPIEFADTMPRAAFQRVSQLGYGGTGIVIRYGIAHPAGPFQFVNLHLETARKGLESLMGSDGLIPDNATGVPSPEEEQRNARGGEDRVALNARIREGEAERASVWSARKMDDIPIVVAGDFNMPVESSIYRRYWSGLTNAFDSKGLGFGFSKHEGTLLRLRIDHVLSAPKWFRVRGAWVGDDVGSDHRPMIADLTR, encoded by the coding sequence ATGCCCCGTCTTCAGTGGCCGGTGGTCGATGTCGCCGAATGGACGTCCCGGCGCGCGATCACGCGGTGGACGTTTCGTGCAGCGGCGCTGTATGCGGTGGCGATGGTGGCCACGTGGATTGCGCTGTTCACATCATCCGAGTTCTGGCTGCCGGCGACGTTGCTGGCGTATGGGCCGCGGTGGGTAGTGCTGTTGCCGCTGGTCGTGTTGCTGCCGATGGCGGTGCTGTTCGCGCGCACGTCGGTGAAGCTGCTGGCGGTGGGTGCGCTTATCGCCATCATGCCGATCATGGGCTTTCGGGTGGCGGTGCCCACGGAGGGGTTGTTGCCGCCCGCAGCGCCAGGTGCTGACAGGATTCGCGTGTTGTCGCTGAACGCGCAGAGCGGCGCGATTGTGAAGCTGCGGCTAGCGGGGATTCTGGAGAGCTATGCGCCGAGTATTGTGGCGATGCAGGAATGTGGTGACGAGTTGGCGGCGGTGGCCGCACAGCAGCGCGGATGGTACACGGCGCGCTATGAGAGCCTGTGCACGATGAGCCGGTGGCCGATTGAGTTTGCCGACACCATGCCGCGTGCGGCGTTTCAGCGCGTGTCGCAGCTGGGATACGGCGGCACGGGCATCGTGATCCGTTACGGCATCGCGCATCCCGCAGGCCCGTTTCAGTTCGTGAATTTGCATCTTGAGACGGCGCGCAAAGGACTCGAGTCGCTCATGGGCAGTGACGGCTTGATTCCCGACAACGCCACCGGTGTGCCGTCACCGGAAGAAGAGCAGCGCAATGCCCGTGGCGGTGAAGATCGCGTGGCGCTGAACGCGCGCATCCGTGAGGGCGAAGCCGAGCGCGCGTCGGTGTGGTCGGCGCGCAAGATGGACGACATCCCGATCGTTGTCGCCGGCGACTTCAACATGCCCGTGGAGAGTTCGATTTACCGGCGCTACTGGAGTGGCCTCACCAACGCCTTCGACAGCAAGGGACTGGGCTTCGGCTTCAGCAAGCACGAGGGGACGCTGCTGCGCCTGCGCATCGACCACGTGCTGAGCGCGCCGAAGTGGTTCCGCGTGCGCGGCGCCTGGGTGGGCGATGATGTGGGCTCGGACCACCGCCCGATGATCGCTGACCTGACACGGTAG
- a CDS encoding type II toxin-antitoxin system PemK/MazF family toxin, with product MKRYDVCWAQLDPTIGSEIAKTRPVVIVSLDVLNELLETVTVCPLTSVLHPTWRTRLAVRVAKKPAEVAVDQIRTISKSRIGAKLGALSAADAAALRVLITAMYGTRE from the coding sequence GTGAAACGCTACGACGTCTGCTGGGCGCAGCTCGACCCCACGATCGGATCAGAGATCGCGAAGACTCGGCCGGTGGTGATCGTCAGCCTCGACGTCCTCAATGAACTACTGGAGACCGTGACGGTCTGTCCGCTCACTTCGGTGCTGCATCCCACTTGGCGTACCCGACTCGCGGTGCGCGTGGCGAAAAAGCCCGCCGAGGTCGCCGTCGATCAGATTCGCACGATCAGCAAGTCACGCATTGGTGCAAAGCTCGGTGCGCTGTCAGCGGCAGACGCTGCGGCGCTACGTGTACTGATCACGGCAATGTACGGGACACGGGAATGA
- a CDS encoding AbrB/MazE/SpoVT family DNA-binding domain-containing protein translates to MEPIELKVARIGNSRGVRLPAKTLERFAIGDRVIMEETADGILLRPDRTATPKLSWEDTARAMAAASDESWSEWDAVASDGLADITWDRPPVRRVAESKADYLARAKKKPK, encoded by the coding sequence ATGGAGCCCATTGAACTCAAAGTTGCCCGGATCGGCAACTCTCGCGGCGTCCGCCTGCCGGCCAAGACGTTGGAACGCTTCGCCATCGGCGACCGGGTCATCATGGAAGAAACGGCCGACGGCATCTTGCTCCGGCCGGATCGCACCGCGACGCCCAAGCTGTCGTGGGAGGACACCGCGCGCGCCATGGCCGCAGCGAGTGACGAGAGCTGGAGTGAATGGGACGCCGTCGCATCCGACGGCCTCGCCGACATCACGTGGGATCGCCCGCCCGTGCGCCGCGTCGCAGAGTCAAAAGCCGACTATCTCGCGCGCGCCAAGAAGAAGCCGAAGTGA
- a CDS encoding type II toxin-antitoxin system Phd/YefM family antitoxin yields the protein MAKRYSIAEARSNLPTIVDQAEAGQEIELTRRGTAVAVVISLREYARLRGVRTPFGDAYKHFLSTHALGDIGLEPGALAASRTKDAGRKVEL from the coding sequence ATGGCAAAACGATACTCCATTGCTGAAGCGCGCTCGAATCTCCCGACCATTGTCGATCAGGCAGAAGCGGGTCAGGAGATCGAACTGACCCGGCGCGGCACCGCCGTGGCCGTTGTCATTTCGCTACGGGAGTACGCCCGACTTCGCGGAGTACGCACGCCGTTCGGGGATGCTTACAAGCATTTCCTCTCGACGCATGCACTCGGCGACATCGGATTGGAGCCCGGTGCTCTCGCGGCTTCTCGTACGAAGGACGCCGGTCGGAAGGTCGAGCTGTGA
- a CDS encoding type II toxin-antitoxin system VapC family toxin — translation MTLRYLLDTSIVSSPMSKLPNEHIVTRLEAYGHECAIAAPVWHELSYGCQLLPRGKRRAALETYLHEVVLASFPVLPYEESAARWHGHERARLEKLGRPAPFVDGQIAAIAFVNALVLVTANVKNFARFKGVDVLNWATGATV, via the coding sequence GTGACGCTGCGATATCTGCTCGATACCAGCATCGTGTCCTCGCCAATGTCCAAGTTGCCGAACGAACACATCGTCACGCGTCTCGAGGCCTATGGGCACGAGTGCGCTATCGCGGCGCCGGTGTGGCACGAACTCAGCTACGGCTGTCAGCTGTTGCCGCGCGGCAAGCGGCGCGCGGCCCTGGAGACGTACCTGCACGAGGTCGTGCTGGCGTCGTTTCCTGTGCTCCCGTATGAGGAGTCTGCGGCGCGATGGCACGGGCATGAGCGCGCACGTCTCGAGAAGCTGGGGCGTCCGGCCCCCTTTGTGGACGGCCAGATTGCCGCCATCGCCTTCGTGAATGCCCTGGTGCTCGTCACCGCGAACGTGAAGAACTTTGCGCGATTCAAGGGCGTGGATGTCCTCAACTGGGCCACGGGTGCCACCGTGTGA
- a CDS encoding aminopeptidase P family protein — protein sequence MSRLLPWSLVLALAPFVTAAGQRPLGAPPAVARAEYAARREALASALVGDGVILALGGREPREDYVSFFQATNFYYLTGMREPDAALVGVKQGATVEWTVFVQPKEPSREVWTGNRVGPENAEATWGVRGRSMAELDAAVDSLMRSAPAPVLSVVADLGFANRLTLDDQYIAAVKSRMPTLTVRNISREVGKLRAYKSDAELALIKRATAITVGAHADAAKAVKPDGFEYEVQADLERALRRQGAERPSFSSIVGSGPNGTTLHYNANDRQMKRGEMVVVDIGASFDGYAADMTRSYPVGGQFTPEQRAVYQVVRDAQAAAERQARGGRRAGSMSDSSNAVLAAGLARLGLIESADATYDCSADGKSQCKQYRLFYMHGLGHGIGLEVHDPDRYEVDGTLQPGSVFTIEPGIYVRENVVDVLPKTERNGALAAKLAAAVRKYRNIGVRIEDDYLIARDGSLEWLTKSPREIQEIEAVMRAVRVF from the coding sequence ATGTCACGATTGCTACCGTGGTCCTTGGTGCTGGCCCTTGCTCCGTTTGTCACCGCGGCCGGGCAGCGGCCCTTGGGTGCACCGCCGGCCGTTGCGCGCGCGGAATATGCGGCGCGGCGTGAGGCGCTTGCGTCGGCGCTGGTCGGTGACGGCGTCATTCTCGCACTCGGCGGCCGGGAGCCGCGCGAAGACTACGTCAGCTTTTTTCAGGCGACGAACTTCTACTACCTCACTGGCATGCGTGAGCCGGATGCGGCGCTCGTCGGCGTGAAGCAGGGCGCGACTGTGGAGTGGACGGTGTTCGTGCAGCCGAAGGAACCGTCGCGTGAGGTGTGGACGGGAAATCGCGTGGGGCCCGAGAACGCCGAGGCCACGTGGGGCGTGCGGGGGCGCTCGATGGCGGAGTTGGATGCGGCGGTGGACTCGCTGATGCGGTCGGCGCCAGCGCCGGTGTTGAGTGTGGTGGCGGATCTGGGATTCGCGAACCGTCTCACGCTCGACGACCAGTACATCGCGGCGGTGAAGTCGCGCATGCCCACACTCACGGTGCGCAACATTTCGCGCGAGGTGGGTAAGCTGCGCGCGTACAAGAGTGACGCCGAGTTGGCGCTGATCAAGCGCGCCACCGCGATCACGGTGGGTGCGCACGCTGATGCGGCGAAGGCGGTGAAGCCGGATGGCTTCGAGTACGAAGTGCAGGCCGATCTGGAGCGCGCGTTGCGCCGGCAGGGCGCCGAGCGACCGAGCTTCTCGAGTATCGTGGGGTCGGGCCCGAATGGCACCACCCTGCACTACAACGCCAACGACCGGCAGATGAAGCGCGGCGAGATGGTGGTCGTCGATATCGGCGCGAGCTTCGATGGCTACGCGGCCGACATGACGCGTTCGTATCCGGTGGGCGGACAGTTCACGCCGGAACAGCGCGCGGTGTATCAGGTGGTGCGCGATGCTCAGGCCGCCGCCGAACGTCAGGCCCGCGGCGGTCGTCGCGCCGGGTCGATGAGCGATTCGTCGAATGCGGTGCTCGCAGCAGGACTGGCGAGGCTCGGCCTGATCGAGTCGGCGGACGCCACGTACGACTGCTCGGCTGACGGCAAGAGCCAATGCAAGCAATACCGCCTGTTCTACATGCACGGACTCGGGCATGGCATCGGGCTCGAGGTGCATGACCCCGACCGCTACGAAGTAGACGGCACCCTGCAACCGGGATCGGTGTTTACGATCGAACCGGGGATTTATGTGCGCGAGAACGTAGTGGACGTGCTGCCGAAGACCGAGCGGAATGGTGCGCTGGCGGCGAAACTCGCGGCTGCCGTGCGCAAGTACCGCAACATCGGCGTGCGCATCGAGGACGATTATCTGATTGCGCGCGACGGGAGTTTGGAGTGGCTCACGAAGAGCCCGCGCGAGATACAGGAGATTGAGGCTGTTATGAGGGCGGTGCGCGTCTTCTGA
- a CDS encoding PEP-CTERM sorting domain-containing protein gives MLRNTLLAVVALAFSANTASAQYSLLTSRAQVGGTGFINWADLPTGSVSNPFNINVTNTGLTATVSQAVNSGFTRIDQGAGWGGNFTSGDALLWTNGNGPMTIMFSSNTSSAGANFQTDYFGSFVGRISALDVGGNVLAFFNFNGTSNSNGDGSAVFAGITSTNGDIRGVRFEGVSASNQPNDFSINNVSVNGATTTVPEPGTYALMASGLVALAVVRRRKARA, from the coding sequence GTGCTTCGTAACACCCTGCTCGCCGTCGTCGCCCTCGCCTTCAGCGCCAACACCGCGTCGGCCCAGTACAGCCTCCTCACCTCGCGCGCGCAGGTCGGCGGCACGGGGTTCATCAACTGGGCGGACCTTCCCACCGGAAGCGTCTCGAACCCGTTCAACATCAACGTCACCAATACCGGGCTCACCGCCACCGTAAGCCAAGCGGTGAATTCCGGCTTCACGCGCATCGACCAGGGTGCCGGCTGGGGCGGCAACTTCACCTCCGGTGACGCGCTGTTGTGGACGAATGGCAACGGCCCGATGACGATCATGTTCAGCAGCAACACTTCGTCGGCCGGCGCCAACTTCCAGACCGATTACTTCGGCAGCTTCGTGGGCCGCATCAGCGCGCTCGACGTCGGCGGCAACGTGCTCGCGTTCTTCAATTTCAACGGCACCTCGAACAGCAACGGCGACGGCTCGGCCGTGTTCGCCGGCATCACCAGCACGAACGGCGACATTCGCGGCGTGCGCTTCGAAGGTGTGTCCGCCAGCAACCAGCCGAACGACTTCTCCATCAACAACGTGTCGGTGAACGGCGCGACGACCACCGTGCCGGAGCCGGGCACGTACGCCCTGATGGCGAGCGGGCTTGTTGCGCTGGCGGTGGTGCGTCGGCGGAAGGCGCGCGCGTAA
- a CDS encoding fasciclin domain-containing protein, which produces MRKLSMLVAGAMLAVAAPSIAQAQDKDIVETAVAAGSFKTLAKLLTDAGLIETLKGPGPFTVFAPTDEAFAKVPAATLAALGKDKAALKNVLLYHVVAGKVMAADALKLAGKGAKTVEGQEAKITVMGGVPMINQAHIVKTDIVAKNGVIHVIDAVILPPAK; this is translated from the coding sequence ATGCGTAAGCTGTCCATGCTCGTTGCTGGTGCGATGCTCGCCGTCGCTGCCCCGTCGATCGCGCAGGCGCAGGATAAGGACATCGTCGAGACGGCGGTGGCCGCTGGTTCGTTCAAGACCCTGGCCAAGCTCCTCACGGACGCTGGCCTGATCGAGACGCTCAAGGGCCCGGGCCCGTTCACGGTGTTCGCCCCGACCGACGAGGCCTTCGCGAAGGTCCCGGCCGCGACGCTCGCCGCGCTTGGCAAGGACAAGGCCGCGCTCAAGAACGTGCTGCTGTACCATGTCGTCGCCGGTAAGGTGATGGCCGCCGACGCGCTCAAGCTCGCCGGCAAGGGTGCCAAGACGGTGGAAGGCCAGGAAGCCAAGATCACCGTGATGGGTGGCGTGCCGATGATCAACCAGGCGCACATCGTCAAGACGGACATCGTCGCCAAGAACGGCGTGATCCACGTGATCGACGCGGTGATCCTGCCGCCGGCCAAGTAA
- a CDS encoding ATP-binding protein gives MEKLVKWYIILWSISLIRHLTGGRLHDTDAGYVPRIVDAELDELFAELPALALEGPKGVGKTATGRRRVRTVISLDDAQQRALAEASPEQALRVPTPVLIDEWQRVPGIWDAVRRAVDASYVPAQFLLAGSAVPRELPVHSGAGRIVQVRMRPLALAERGIATPTVSLRALLSGTRPDIGGSTSIALADYAREIVSSGFPAIRRLSSRTARRQIASYLRLAVDRDVREYGVNFRRPEQVLHWMTAYAAATSTTTSLEKIRTVVSVRGGDEPSKLTTLAYREVLERLWLLDAVPGWTPTKNSLARLTQAPKHHLVDPALAAHLLGADAAALVQGTVSGAFVPRHATLLGQLFESLVTQSVRVYAQAAEADTYHLRTREGRQEIDLIIQRHDQRVLALEVKLNPVVTDDDVRHLRWLQKELGDDVVDAAVITTGRQAYRREDGIAVMPAALLGP, from the coding sequence TTGGAAAAGCTGGTCAAATGGTATATAATATTGTGGTCAATCAGTCTTATTCGGCACCTGACCGGGGGTCGGTTGCACGATACCGATGCAGGGTACGTTCCAAGGATCGTCGACGCCGAGCTCGACGAACTTTTCGCCGAGCTTCCCGCGCTGGCCCTTGAGGGACCCAAGGGCGTCGGCAAAACGGCCACGGGCCGTCGCCGCGTGAGAACGGTGATCTCGCTCGACGATGCACAGCAGCGGGCGCTTGCTGAGGCATCGCCGGAGCAGGCACTTCGGGTGCCGACGCCGGTGCTGATTGACGAATGGCAGCGAGTGCCTGGCATTTGGGATGCGGTGCGACGTGCGGTCGATGCGTCCTATGTGCCAGCGCAGTTTCTGCTCGCGGGGTCCGCTGTTCCCCGGGAGTTACCTGTGCATTCCGGCGCCGGCCGTATCGTGCAGGTCCGTATGCGACCGCTTGCGTTAGCTGAGCGAGGCATTGCGACGCCGACGGTAAGTCTTCGAGCGCTGCTTAGCGGAACTCGACCGGATATCGGCGGGTCCACGTCGATTGCGCTCGCCGACTATGCTAGGGAGATCGTGTCGTCCGGATTTCCTGCCATACGGCGACTGTCTTCACGAACCGCGCGACGTCAGATCGCATCGTATCTCCGCCTCGCCGTCGACCGCGATGTTCGGGAGTACGGCGTCAACTTCCGCCGGCCTGAGCAAGTGCTCCACTGGATGACCGCCTACGCGGCGGCCACATCGACCACGACATCGTTGGAGAAGATCAGGACGGTGGTGTCGGTGCGTGGAGGCGACGAACCGTCGAAGTTGACGACGCTCGCCTACCGCGAGGTGCTCGAGCGTCTGTGGCTCCTGGATGCCGTACCTGGTTGGACGCCAACCAAGAACTCGTTGGCCCGACTGACGCAGGCGCCCAAGCATCATCTCGTCGATCCGGCGTTGGCGGCACATCTCCTTGGGGCCGATGCCGCGGCGCTGGTGCAGGGCACCGTCTCGGGAGCCTTCGTTCCGCGTCACGCCACGCTCCTCGGCCAACTGTTCGAGTCACTCGTCACACAGTCCGTTCGCGTTTACGCGCAGGCCGCTGAAGCAGACACGTATCATTTGCGGACTCGGGAAGGCAGGCAGGAGATCGATTTGATCATCCAACGGCACGATCAGCGAGTGCTCGCACTGGAGGTCAAGCTCAACCCCGTGGTGACCGACGACGATGTGCGCCATCTGCGATGGCTGCAGAAGGAACTCGGCGACGACGTCGTTGATGCCGCCGTGATCACCACCGGCCGACAGGCATACCGTCGCGAGGACGGCATCGCCGTGATGCCCGCCGCGCTGCTCGGGCCGTGA
- a CDS encoding amidohydrolase, whose amino-acid sequence MIAFRTLLGAAVLAAPFGLFAQAAAPKAPADLIVTYARVYTADDARPLVEAFAVRDGRIAFVGSQREAAVLRGPNTRVVDAGGRTVIPGMVDAHAHFSGLAQTLRSVDLTGTNSLAEVIARVVAKSKSVPKGTWITGRGWDQNDWGVTDFPTHDALTAALPDHPVLLERVDGHAQYANMAAMKAAGVTAASKAPVGGQIIKDAKGNPTGVFVDNASDVLEKQVPAPTAAEYKSALKDAIALMHSWGLTGMHDAGATRAAIDTYEELAKAKELNLRLYVMIGDDKAALDHYFAKGPQSAMYDGQLWVRAVKLYADGAMGSRGAALLEPYSDDPNNSGLLKSTQEHIREVAERGLKAGFQVNTHAIGDRGNRVVLDAYEQALKTVPTADHRFRVEHAQILHYDDIPRFAQLGVIPSMQASHQTSDMYWIGKRLGPTRLYGAYAWQSLLQTGVVIPNGSDFPVEQVNPLISFHASIARQDARDWPAGGWFPEQKMSREDALRSMTIWPAYAGFQEASMGSLTAGKFADFVILDTDIMRVPAEMVMKARVVSTYVGGKAVYEAAK is encoded by the coding sequence ATGATCGCCTTCCGTACTCTCCTCGGCGCTGCTGTACTCGCGGCGCCGTTCGGTCTCTTCGCCCAAGCCGCTGCCCCCAAGGCGCCGGCTGATCTCATCGTCACCTATGCACGCGTGTACACCGCCGACGATGCGCGTCCGCTCGTGGAAGCGTTCGCGGTGCGCGATGGGCGCATTGCTTTCGTGGGTTCGCAGCGCGAGGCAGCGGTGTTGCGCGGGCCGAACACCCGCGTGGTAGATGCCGGTGGGCGCACGGTGATCCCGGGCATGGTCGATGCCCATGCGCACTTCAGTGGGTTGGCCCAGACGCTGCGCTCGGTAGACCTCACGGGCACCAACAGCCTGGCCGAGGTGATCGCGCGGGTGGTGGCGAAGTCGAAGTCGGTGCCCAAGGGCACGTGGATCACCGGCCGTGGCTGGGATCAAAACGACTGGGGCGTGACGGACTTCCCCACCCACGACGCGCTCACGGCGGCGCTGCCGGATCATCCGGTGTTGCTGGAGCGCGTGGATGGGCACGCGCAGTACGCCAACATGGCGGCCATGAAAGCGGCAGGCGTGACAGCGGCATCGAAGGCGCCGGTGGGCGGGCAGATCATCAAGGACGCGAAGGGCAATCCCACGGGTGTATTCGTGGATAACGCCAGCGACGTGCTCGAGAAACAGGTGCCCGCGCCGACGGCGGCCGAGTACAAGAGCGCGCTCAAGGACGCGATTGCGCTGATGCACAGCTGGGGTCTCACGGGCATGCACGACGCCGGCGCCACGCGCGCGGCGATCGATACCTACGAGGAGCTGGCGAAGGCGAAGGAGCTGAATCTCCGCTTGTACGTGATGATCGGCGACGACAAAGCGGCGCTCGATCACTACTTCGCGAAGGGACCGCAGTCGGCGATGTACGACGGGCAACTCTGGGTGCGCGCGGTGAAGTTGTACGCCGACGGCGCGATGGGATCGCGCGGGGCGGCGCTGTTGGAGCCCTATAGCGACGACCCCAACAACTCGGGGTTGTTGAAAAGCACGCAGGAGCACATTCGCGAGGTGGCCGAGCGTGGTTTGAAGGCGGGCTTCCAGGTGAACACGCACGCCATTGGCGACCGCGGCAATCGCGTGGTGCTCGACGCCTACGAGCAGGCGCTGAAAACGGTGCCCACGGCCGATCATCGCTTTCGCGTGGAGCACGCGCAGATTCTGCACTACGACGACATCCCGCGCTTCGCGCAGCTGGGCGTGATCCCCAGCATGCAGGCGAGTCATCAAACCAGCGACATGTACTGGATCGGCAAGCGACTGGGCCCCACACGCTTGTACGGTGCATATGCGTGGCAGTCGCTGTTGCAGACGGGCGTGGTGATTCCGAACGGCAGTGACTTCCCGGTGGAGCAGGTGAATCCGCTGATCTCGTTCCACGCGTCGATCGCGCGTCAGGATGCGCGCGACTGGCCGGCTGGCGGGTGGTTCCCCGAGCAGAAGATGTCGCGCGAAGACGCGCTGCGCAGCATGACGATCTGGCCGGCGTACGCGGGCTTTCAGGAAGCGTCGATGGGATCGCTCACGGCGGGCAAGTTCGCCGACTTCGTGATTCTCGATACGGACATCATGCGGGTTCCCGCGGAGATGGTCATGAAGGCGAGAGTGGTGTCCACGTATGTCGGTGGGAAGGCGGTGTACGAGGCGGCCAAGTAG
- a CDS encoding ABC transporter substrate-binding protein, which produces MRTVSLLPAATEIMAFLGATDHLVGVTHECDYPEIVVSRARVTKSSLPHTTDPAEIDAAVRELHGAGHALYSMDEARIRALHPDVLLTQALCDVCAITETDVRALAAKLSPVPNIVTLGGTTLDGVYADIQAVAQAMNASDEAEELLAGLHDRVKHVHDILKAEKAPRPRAALIEWTDPVYIAGHWGPEQIKRAGGFDVLGTAGMHSTTVPMEQLAQADPQFVLFAPCGYSLAASVAEAKRCLALPQWSWLAGRQVWALDANGLVSRPGPRIVDGIEAMARIFNPLLFTAIDARHGERVR; this is translated from the coding sequence ATGCGCACTGTCTCCCTGCTCCCCGCCGCGACCGAAATCATGGCGTTTCTCGGCGCCACGGATCATCTCGTGGGCGTGACGCACGAGTGTGATTACCCCGAGATCGTGGTGTCACGCGCGCGGGTGACGAAGAGCAGCTTGCCGCACACCACCGACCCGGCGGAGATCGACGCGGCGGTGCGCGAGCTGCACGGCGCAGGGCATGCGTTGTATTCGATGGACGAAGCGCGCATTCGGGCGCTGCATCCCGATGTGCTGCTCACGCAGGCGTTGTGCGACGTGTGCGCGATCACCGAAACCGACGTGCGCGCGCTCGCCGCGAAGTTGTCGCCAGTGCCTAACATCGTCACACTGGGCGGCACGACGCTCGATGGCGTGTACGCCGATATCCAGGCCGTCGCGCAGGCGATGAACGCCAGCGATGAAGCGGAGGAACTGCTCGCGGGGCTGCACGATCGCGTGAAGCATGTGCACGACATTCTCAAAGCCGAAAAGGCGCCGCGACCGCGCGCCGCGCTGATCGAGTGGACCGACCCGGTGTACATCGCCGGTCATTGGGGCCCGGAACAGATCAAGCGCGCCGGTGGCTTCGACGTGCTCGGCACGGCCGGGATGCACTCCACCACGGTACCCATGGAGCAGTTAGCGCAAGCCGACCCGCAGTTCGTGCTGTTCGCGCCGTGCGGTTACTCACTCGCCGCGTCTGTGGCCGAAGCGAAGCGTTGCCTCGCGCTCCCGCAGTGGTCGTGGCTGGCCGGACGTCAGGTCTGGGCGCTGGACGCGAACGGGTTAGTGAGCCGCCCAGGCCCGCGCATCGTAGACGGCATCGAGGCGATGGCGCGCATCTTCAACCCGTTGCTGTTCACGGCGATTGATGCGAGGCATGGGGAGAGGGTGCGCTGA
- a CDS encoding TSUP family transporter, protein MILLLIAIGVGAGILSGIFGIGGGIVIVPALIYLAKMPPQQAAGTSLAALVLPLGAAVGAMAYYKAGHLQPKDALFIAVGMAVGAYFGAQIATHVDASVLRKMFAALMVAMAVKMWVG, encoded by the coding sequence ATGATCCTCCTTCTGATCGCCATCGGCGTCGGTGCCGGCATCCTCTCCGGCATCTTCGGGATCGGCGGCGGCATCGTGATTGTGCCCGCGCTGATCTACCTCGCCAAGATGCCGCCGCAGCAGGCCGCCGGCACATCACTCGCGGCCCTCGTGCTTCCCTTAGGCGCCGCCGTCGGCGCCATGGCGTACTACAAGGCCGGACACCTGCAGCCCAAGGACGCGCTGTTCATCGCCGTCGGCATGGCCGTCGGTGCCTACTTCGGCGCCCAGATCGCCACGCATGTGGACGCGTCCGTGCTGCGGAAGATGTTTGCGGCGTTGATGGTGGCGATGGCGGTGAAGATGTGGGTGGGGTAA
- a CDS encoding M42 family metallopeptidase — protein sequence MLSESSVAFLKRLLDTPGPSGFEGAPARVWRAEAATFSTVKADVVGNSLATVEGSGGPTILLAGHIDEIGVIVTYIDENGYIYFEPIGGWDPQVLVGQRMRFLGRNGDVFGVIGKKPIHLMKPEEREKASKITDLWVDIGVKNKAEAMEHLEIGDAGVIDARVMEMPNNRIVSRAIDDRIGAFVVLEALRRYAAKPGAARVIAAATAQEEIGYAGGGARVAAQQLDAKMAIAVDVTFATDHPGVEKKELGEHNVGGGPVLTRGSIVHPVVFRLLADTAKKLEIPYSVHAAGRFTSTDADGIHLTRDGVATALLSIPNRYMHSPNELVSLDDLDRAADLIAEACRAVTSETDFTAR from the coding sequence ATGCTTTCTGAATCCTCCGTAGCCTTCCTGAAGCGCCTGCTCGACACGCCCGGTCCGTCGGGCTTCGAAGGCGCACCGGCGCGCGTCTGGCGTGCCGAAGCCGCCACGTTCTCCACCGTGAAGGCCGACGTCGTCGGCAATAGCCTCGCCACGGTCGAGGGCAGCGGTGGCCCAACGATCCTGCTGGCCGGTCATATCGACGAGATCGGCGTGATCGTGACCTATATCGACGAGAACGGCTACATCTACTTCGAGCCGATCGGTGGCTGGGACCCGCAGGTGCTCGTCGGTCAGCGCATGCGCTTCCTGGGTCGCAACGGTGACGTGTTCGGCGTGATCGGCAAGAAGCCGATTCACCTGATGAAGCCGGAAGAGCGCGAGAAGGCGTCGAAGATCACCGACCTATGGGTCGACATCGGCGTGAAGAACAAGGCCGAAGCGATGGAGCATCTGGAAATCGGCGACGCCGGCGTGATCGACGCGCGCGTGATGGAGATGCCAAACAATCGCATCGTGTCGCGCGCCATCGATGACCGTATCGGTGCCTTCGTGGTGCTCGAAGCGCTGCGTCGCTACGCCGCCAAGCCCGGCGCCGCCCGCGTCATCGCGGCCGCGACGGCACAGGAAGAAATCGGCTACGCCGGCGGTGGTGCCCGCGTGGCCGCGCAGCAGCTCGACGCCAAGATGGCGATCGCAGTCGACGTCACCTTCGCCACCGATCATCCGGGCGTGGAGAAGAAGGAGCTCGGTGAACACAATGTCGGTGGTGGACCGGTACTCACCCGCGGGTCGATCGTGCACCCGGTGGTGTTCCGCCTGCTGGCCGACACGGCCAAGAAGCTCGAGATCCCGTACTCGGTGCACGCGGCCGGTCGCTTCACGAGCACGGATGCCGACGGCATTCACCTCACGCGCGATGGCGTAGCGACAGCGCTGCTCTCGATCCCCAACCGCTACATGCATTCGCCCAACGAACTCGTGTCGCTCGACGACCTGGATCGTGCGGCGGATTTGATCGCGGAAGCTTGTCGTGCGGTCACGTCCGAGACGGACTTTACGGCGAGGTAG